The Williamsoniiplasma somnilux genome includes a window with the following:
- the tsaD gene encoding tRNA (adenosine(37)-N6)-threonylcarbamoyltransferase complex transferase subunit TsaD: MKILAIESSCDEFSISIIEEDKILCNIISSQIKDHQVYGGVVPELAARLHLQNMHIVLQSALKETETTIESIDYVAYTEKPGLIGSLIVGKTVAEAIALYIDKPLLPLHHIEGHIFGASINHKFVYPVLALVVSGGHTQIELVHSPNEFEIIGTTQDDAIGECYDKVARVLGMGYPGGPLIDKLAQTGNSSKYLLPIAKNDNSFDFSYSGLKTAAINLIHNAEQKHEKLELKDFCATFQFAATSILKIKLEKAVQKFKPLTLTVAGGVSANSSIRKLIMEIGNTYNLNTIIPDLEYCTDNAAMIAKLAREKLINQNH, translated from the coding sequence ATGAAGATATTAGCGATTGAATCAAGTTGTGATGAATTTTCAATTTCTATAATTGAAGAAGATAAAATTTTATGTAATATAATCTCTTCACAAATTAAAGATCATCAAGTTTATGGCGGTGTAGTCCCTGAATTGGCTGCTCGATTGCATTTACAAAACATGCATATTGTTTTACAAAGTGCTTTAAAAGAAACTGAGACAACAATCGAATCTATTGATTATGTGGCTTATACAGAAAAACCGGGTTTAATCGGTTCATTAATAGTTGGTAAAACGGTAGCTGAAGCCATCGCTCTATATATTGATAAACCTTTATTGCCTTTGCATCACATTGAAGGACATATATTTGGAGCTTCAATTAATCACAAGTTTGTTTATCCGGTTTTAGCGTTGGTTGTTAGTGGAGGACACACACAAATTGAATTAGTTCATAGTCCTAATGAATTTGAAATTATTGGCACAACACAAGATGATGCGATCGGAGAGTGTTATGACAAAGTAGCAAGAGTTTTGGGAATGGGATATCCAGGGGGACCATTAATTGACAAATTAGCTCAAACAGGAAACAGTAGCAAATATTTATTGCCGATTGCAAAAAATGATAATTCATTTGACTTTTCTTACTCTGGTTTAAAAACTGCTGCAATTAATCTAATTCATAACGCAGAACAAAAACATGAAAAATTAGAACTTAAAGATTTTTGTGCTACATTTCAATTTGCAGCAACAAGTATTTTAAAAATTAAATTAGAAAAGGCTGTTCAAAAATTTAAACCGCTAACTTTAACAGTTGCGGGTGGTGTTAGTGCTAATAGCTCAATTCGTAAATTAATAATGGAAATTGGAAACACTTATAATTTGAATACAATTATTCCAGATTTAGAATATTGCACGGATAATGCAGCTATGATAGCGAAGTTAGCTAGAGAAAAATTAATTAATCAAAATCATTAA
- a CDS encoding helix-turn-helix domain-containing protein — MSMQEKSEIISRLSKNMKEYRSKQKITQEELSFRSGLHRNYISDTERGTRNISLEALEKIAKGLEVEVEDLFKRQ; from the coding sequence ATGTCAATGCAAGAAAAATCAGAAATAATTTCAAGGCTTTCAAAAAATATGAAAGAATATAGATCAAAACAAAAAATAACTCAAGAAGAATTATCTTTCAGAAGCGGTTTACACCGTAATTATATTTCTGATACCGAAAGAGGTACTAGAAATATTTCTTTAGAAGCGTTAGAAAAAATTGCTAAAGGTTTAGAAGTTGAAGTTGAAGATTTATTTAAAAGACAATAA
- a CDS encoding PTS transporter subunit EIIC: MAHLSVRKDSESSLASTEHKDHKPGKVKHFFKGIMPTLSKLSKAFLLPIALLPIAGVFLGVGAAIANAADSQTALWYFGTVLNKMGDVCFGNLPILFTMSVAMAYTKDAGVAALTAVVGFLVMNGMQAALLGVGTPDQYGNPTWTLLFHKDIPNGLITSNIGVNSLNTGVFAGIFVGAIAAGVYNKFHKTQLPQAISFFSGTKLVPIITFFAVIPLSFIFMILWPWIGKGLATFGTESGKLPMGLDSFVFEIAERSLVPFGLHHVFYAPLWWTNAGGSISQTFNNANDVWSADLNAMFNGIKGTQWLTNWIGSHSEWASTYSVTLDQTGWNNLYQSISNNPSKDVQDLWAAMGDQTMMAKTLANLKVINFTDLQDLGLNLGRFQSGKFGFMLLGLPMAALAMWLTVPKQNRKQVMGIYISAAFTCFLTGITEPIEYTFLFLAPWLFYGVHMPLAAVSFLLAGMLHTHVSMTVSGGFIDYIVFGVIPYFSGAVSGSDGWLSMFGVLFVSVGMGPIYFFAFYFAVKYGKVMVPGRDTSTDGADAKLFTKDDYKAQHGQNRDGSPLESNSYTSSKSAVETARYDKAAKIIHFLGGQTNVVDVDACASRLRVTVKDSSIVNKDGIMSLGGSTGALIRGTSVQVIYGGEQEAIKPRMIEILSIQRKQAKMGVSAVSNSNTPIASTTPSLKVMLVDENMMVDCPKCGEKFQVELINDHMKQKSVTKKPTAKKIVAKKETTKPVVKKAVAKPVAKKETTKPVAKKTAAKPVDAHKESADFLKNVEAKYKKELAAKKPVKSADKNMSSAQRAKVDGSDSITEARSELQKHANQLRKVAKDRKIKVKNVNLRDMTKKELITYMQTIANTINSAK; this comes from the coding sequence ATGGCTCACTTATCCGTAAGAAAAGATAGTGAAAGTAGTTTAGCATCTACAGAGCATAAAGACCACAAACCTGGAAAAGTTAAACATTTTTTCAAAGGTATTATGCCAACACTATCGAAATTAAGTAAAGCTTTTTTATTGCCAATCGCTTTACTACCAATCGCCGGAGTATTCTTGGGTGTGGGAGCAGCAATCGCAAATGCTGCTGATTCACAAACAGCTTTATGATATTTTGGTACAGTTTTAAATAAAATGGGGGATGTATGCTTTGGTAACCTTCCTATTCTATTCACCATGTCAGTTGCTATGGCATATACAAAAGACGCTGGAGTTGCAGCATTAACTGCAGTTGTTGGTTTCTTGGTTATGAATGGAATGCAAGCAGCATTATTGGGTGTAGGAACACCCGATCAATATGGTAACCCAACATGAACTTTATTGTTTCACAAAGATATTCCAAATGGTTTAATAACTTCAAATATTGGGGTTAATTCACTAAACACAGGAGTTTTTGCCGGAATCTTTGTTGGTGCTATTGCTGCTGGGGTTTACAATAAATTCCATAAAACACAATTACCCCAAGCAATTTCTTTTTTCAGTGGAACAAAATTAGTTCCAATTATAACTTTCTTTGCGGTTATTCCGTTATCATTTATTTTTATGATTTTATGACCATGAATTGGTAAAGGTTTAGCAACATTTGGAACTGAATCTGGAAAATTACCAATGGGATTGGATTCTTTTGTATTCGAAATTGCAGAACGTTCATTAGTTCCTTTTGGGTTACATCATGTATTTTACGCTCCATTGTGATGAACTAATGCCGGTGGTTCAATTTCTCAAACATTTAACAATGCAAATGATGTTTGATCAGCTGATCTTAATGCGATGTTTAATGGAATTAAGGGTACTCAATGACTTACTAATTGAATAGGATCTCATTCTGAATGAGCATCAACATATTCAGTTACACTAGATCAAACAGGATGAAATAATTTATACCAATCAATATCAAATAATCCAAGTAAAGATGTTCAAGACCTTTGAGCAGCAATGGGTGATCAAACAATGATGGCTAAAACATTAGCTAATTTAAAAGTTATTAACTTTACTGATTTACAGGATTTGGGATTAAACTTAGGTCGTTTCCAATCTGGTAAATTTGGATTTATGTTATTAGGATTGCCAATGGCAGCATTAGCAATGTGATTAACAGTTCCAAAACAAAATCGTAAACAAGTAATGGGAATTTATATTTCAGCTGCGTTCACTTGTTTCTTAACAGGTATCACAGAACCAATTGAATATACTTTCTTATTCTTAGCACCATGATTATTCTATGGTGTACATATGCCTTTAGCTGCTGTTTCATTCTTGTTAGCGGGAATGTTACATACTCACGTTTCGATGACAGTTTCTGGAGGATTTATTGATTACATCGTATTTGGTGTTATTCCTTACTTCTCAGGAGCAGTTTCAGGATCAGATGGATGATTATCAATGTTCGGAGTTCTATTTGTATCAGTTGGAATGGGACCAATATACTTCTTTGCATTTTACTTTGCAGTAAAATACGGAAAAGTTATGGTTCCAGGACGTGATACCTCAACAGATGGAGCAGACGCAAAATTATTTACAAAAGACGATTACAAAGCTCAACATGGTCAAAACCGTGATGGTTCACCTCTGGAATCTAATTCATACACATCTTCAAAAAGCGCTGTTGAAACAGCAAGATATGATAAAGCAGCAAAAATTATTCACTTCTTAGGTGGACAAACAAATGTTGTTGATGTTGATGCTTGTGCATCAAGGTTACGTGTAACAGTTAAAGATTCTTCGATTGTAAATAAAGATGGAATTATGTCACTTGGTGGTTCTACAGGAGCACTAATTAGAGGAACAAGCGTTCAAGTTATCTATGGTGGAGAACAAGAAGCAATTAAACCTCGTATGATTGAAATTTTATCAATTCAAAGAAAACAAGCAAAAATGGGTGTTTCTGCAGTTTCAAACTCAAATACACCAATTGCATCAACTACACCTAGTTTAAAAGTTATGTTAGTTGATGAAAACATGATGGTTGATTGTCCAAAATGTGGAGAAAAATTCCAAGTTGAATTAATCAATGATCATATGAAACAAAAATCAGTCACTAAAAAACCAACCGCTAAAAAGATTGTTGCTAAAAAAGAAACAACAAAACCAGTTGTTAAAAAAGCCGTTGCAAAACCAGTTGCTAAAAAAGAAACAACAAAACCAGTTGCTAAAAAAACTGCTGCAAAACCAGTAGATGCACACAAAGAATCTGCAGATTTTCTAAAAAACGTAGAAGCTAAATATAAAAAAGAATTAGCTGCTAAAAAACCAGTTAAATCAGCAGACAAAAATATGTCATCTGCACAACGTGCTAAAGTAGATGGATCTGATTCAATTACTGAAGCTCGCTCTGAATTACAAAAACACGCAAATCAATTACGTAAAGTGGCTAAAGATCGTAAGATTAAAGTTAAAAATGTAAACTTACGTGATATGACTAAAAAAGAATTAATTACTTATATGCAAACAATTGCAAACACTATTAATTCTGCAAAATAG
- the smpB gene encoding SsrA-binding protein SmpB, whose product MGEFIIAQNKKAFFNYEILEKIEAGIVLSGPEIKSIREKEVSIIESFILIRKGEAFILNMNIKKYEYANNIQNLEPTRTRKLLLHKKEIKNLLKRIKLERLTIVPLKLYLKDNYAKLEIGLAKGKKIYDKREMIKKRDLERKISKNKY is encoded by the coding sequence ATGGGAGAGTTTATCATTGCTCAAAATAAGAAAGCATTTTTTAATTATGAAATTTTAGAAAAGATTGAAGCAGGAATTGTTTTGTCGGGACCTGAAATAAAATCAATTAGAGAAAAAGAAGTTTCAATAATAGAATCTTTTATTTTAATTAGAAAAGGTGAAGCTTTTATCTTGAATATGAATATTAAAAAATATGAGTATGCTAATAATATTCAAAATTTAGAGCCAACAAGAACAAGAAAACTTTTATTGCATAAAAAAGAAATTAAAAATCTTTTAAAGAGAATTAAATTGGAAAGACTTACAATTGTGCCTTTAAAACTTTATTTAAAAGACAACTATGCTAAATTAGAAATTGGTTTAGCAAAAGGTAAAAAAATTTATGATAAAAGAGAAATGATTAAGAAAAGAGATTTAGAAAGAAAAATTTCAAAAAATAAATATTAA
- the cdd gene encoding cytidine deaminase, whose product MDKKEIFDELLNLAKQSYSPYSHFRVSCILFLKNHQKIKGVNVENAAYSPTICAERTALSQLITQGYNCDDIEVVALYTDATQFGSPCGVCRQVMSELLNENQKVWIFSKKGFASEHQVKEFLPYAFGKNEL is encoded by the coding sequence ATGGATAAAAAAGAAATATTCGATGAATTATTAAACTTAGCTAAACAGTCTTACTCGCCTTATTCACATTTTCGAGTAAGTTGTATTTTATTTTTAAAAAATCATCAAAAAATCAAAGGCGTAAATGTTGAAAATGCAGCTTATAGCCCAACTATTTGTGCTGAAAGAACTGCCTTATCTCAATTAATAACTCAAGGTTATAATTGTGATGATATTGAGGTTGTAGCTTTGTATACAGATGCTACTCAATTTGGTTCACCTTGTGGGGTTTGTCGCCAAGTGATGAGTGAGTTATTAAATGAAAATCAAAAAGTTTGAATTTTTAGCAAAAAAGGTTTTGCTAGTGAACATCAAGTTAAAGAATTTCTTCCTTATGCTTTTGGCAAGAATGAACTTTAA
- the mgtE gene encoding magnesium transporter produces MVDLNELKIKLITLAETNDLKGTRKMVEENQPIDFAEILSELEPKMIVRIFRMLDSEEAAEIFTYLKPEFQEIIISAFSSGEIKEIVDELYSDDLIDVIDEMPAEIVKKILKSTTPEQRAELNSILKYEEETAGGIMTVNFIEIKQTWTVEEAIENIRKVHEDFETVDVLYVVDDFGVVKGWLEFKELVFNSSKAKIDKIMNPNVVTVSIDTDQEKVGQIIKRYDLNTIPVIDKKNKMVGIITVDDVLDVIEKETTEDIAKFAGIQKIEDEYFETGIFKMIRSRSIWLLAMLLLGTIGQILIIIFFNIYGINESTMDPKAFYGIMMLSPLVIVLAAIIGISGNQSATMMVRSLALHEIKREDIGKILLKEFLVSLLIALILVLINILRLIIVYSIQFEGLNHSSIWSAIGSSSVAIILTIIFANLIGCLLPIAAKKIKLDPAIVASPLVTTVLDILTIGVFFGIGLALY; encoded by the coding sequence ATGGTCGATTTAAACGAACTCAAAATAAAATTAATAACTTTAGCAGAAACAAATGATTTAAAAGGAACACGAAAAATGGTTGAAGAAAACCAACCAATTGATTTTGCCGAAATTTTAAGTGAATTAGAACCAAAAATGATAGTACGCATTTTTAGAATGTTAGATTCAGAAGAAGCTGCCGAAATTTTTACATATTTAAAACCTGAATTTCAAGAAATTATTATTTCAGCATTTTCAAGTGGAGAAATTAAAGAAATAGTTGATGAGCTTTACAGTGACGACTTGATTGATGTCATTGATGAAATGCCTGCTGAAATTGTTAAAAAGATTTTAAAATCAACCACCCCAGAACAAAGAGCTGAATTAAATAGTATTTTAAAATATGAAGAAGAAACAGCTGGTGGTATCATGACTGTCAACTTTATCGAAATAAAACAAACTTGAACAGTTGAAGAAGCAATTGAAAACATTCGTAAAGTCCATGAAGATTTTGAAACAGTTGATGTTTTATATGTTGTTGATGATTTTGGTGTTGTTAAAGGATGATTAGAATTTAAAGAGTTAGTTTTTAATAGTTCAAAGGCAAAAATTGATAAAATAATGAATCCAAACGTTGTTACTGTAAGTATTGACACCGATCAAGAAAAAGTTGGTCAGATAATCAAAAGATATGATTTAAATACAATCCCAGTTATTGATAAAAAAAATAAAATGGTAGGCATTATTACTGTTGATGATGTTCTTGATGTAATTGAAAAAGAAACAACCGAAGATATTGCTAAATTTGCGGGAATTCAAAAAATTGAAGATGAATATTTTGAAACAGGAATATTTAAAATGATTCGTTCAAGATCGATTTGATTATTAGCAATGTTATTATTAGGGACTATAGGTCAAATTTTAATAATTATTTTCTTTAATATTTATGGAATTAATGAATCAACAATGGACCCTAAAGCCTTTTATGGAATCATGATGTTATCACCGCTTGTGATTGTGTTGGCTGCGATTATTGGAATTAGTGGCAATCAATCAGCGACGATGATGGTGAGATCACTAGCGCTTCACGAAATTAAAAGAGAAGATATTGGTAAAATTTTGCTAAAAGAATTTTTGGTTTCATTATTAATAGCTTTAATCTTAGTTCTTATTAATATTCTTCGTTTAATAATTGTTTATTCAATTCAATTCGAAGGATTAAATCATTCATCGATTTGATCAGCAATTGGTTCAAGTTCAGTTGCTATCATTTTAACAATTATTTTTGCAAATTTAATTGGATGTTTATTGCCGATTGCTGCAAAAAAAATTAAATTAGATCCTGCTATAGTTGCCTCACCATTAGTTACAACAGTTCTGGATATTTTAACCATTGGTGTCTTTTTCGGAATCGGATTAGCACTATACTAG
- the rnr gene encoding ribonuclease R, with translation MKNEIIKYLQNNKNQLTMKIIQDKFGWSKETEKIINQLIVDQIIAINKNQINIFLLDNMNFHIGRIKTNPKGFGFVNDFKDLEKDDYFVPPVALNGSIYGDTIIYTIEKEKDERLHATVIDIVKREKEFVVGEIVQSKDGRFLDFIPTDLAFSNARVVMVNKTDFELKPNLLFKAKILEAKDRKLFVRLKKYVGDATKAADRILSIAEEFNIKTEFSKRTIENANEVNIPVLNQESEIKRRSKNSLINLHLVTIDGADSKDLDDSIYVERTNKGYKLIVAIADVSYYVKSKSPLDNEALMRGNSTYLANKVIPMLPKILSNDLCSLNPNTEKFAMACEMIFDNQGKMLSKKVYETIMISKARLTYDEVNNYFHKKEWSKDPLIAKMLNIALELNNLIDVIHNQRGTINIETREPKVIMDQDSNVLEINARTTDISEKLIENFMVSANEAVAELIFEKELPFIYRNHGRPLEEDLIAWYGTIKSFGIDPKLTDKEMLEPKNLNKTLMQINKQILDPVEKELLNISLLRHMDKAKYGLVNIGHFGLGSECYTHFTSPIRRYSDLMVHRYLKEYLLENKTDELTLEKNHKFIETASPIINDTEVQSVDCEREVVKVCMVEFLKDKIGNVYEGMISVALKFGFFVQLENMVEGLVHISTLGDGLTYDEKNYTLIRPDNTFYRMGQKVKIKVVNADIKTRKIDFELVK, from the coding sequence ATGAAAAATGAAATTATCAAATATTTACAAAACAATAAAAATCAATTGACAATGAAAATCATTCAAGATAAATTTGGTTGATCTAAAGAAACTGAAAAAATTATCAATCAATTAATTGTTGATCAAATTATTGCAATTAATAAAAATCAAATAAATATTTTTTTGTTAGATAATATGAATTTTCACATTGGAAGAATTAAAACAAATCCAAAAGGTTTTGGATTTGTTAATGATTTTAAAGATCTTGAAAAAGATGATTACTTCGTTCCTCCAGTGGCTCTAAATGGTTCAATATATGGAGATACTATAATTTACACAATCGAAAAAGAAAAAGATGAACGTTTGCACGCTACTGTAATTGATATTGTTAAACGCGAAAAAGAGTTTGTTGTTGGAGAAATTGTCCAGAGTAAAGATGGCCGTTTTTTAGATTTTATTCCTACTGATTTAGCATTTAGTAATGCAAGAGTTGTTATGGTTAATAAAACCGATTTTGAACTCAAGCCTAATTTATTATTTAAAGCTAAAATTTTAGAGGCAAAAGATCGTAAATTGTTTGTTCGTTTAAAAAAATATGTTGGTGATGCAACTAAAGCAGCTGATCGAATTCTTTCAATCGCTGAAGAATTTAATATTAAAACTGAATTTTCTAAAAGAACAATTGAAAACGCTAACGAAGTTAATATTCCGGTTCTAAATCAGGAAAGCGAAATTAAACGTCGATCTAAAAATTCATTAATAAACTTACACTTGGTAACTATTGATGGGGCCGATTCTAAAGATTTAGATGATTCAATTTATGTAGAAAGAACAAATAAAGGTTATAAATTAATTGTGGCAATTGCCGATGTTTCATATTATGTAAAATCTAAAAGCCCTTTAGATAATGAAGCCTTAATGAGAGGTAACTCAACTTATCTTGCTAATAAAGTTATTCCTATGCTGCCTAAAATTTTAAGTAATGATTTATGTTCGTTAAATCCTAACACTGAAAAATTTGCAATGGCTTGTGAAATGATTTTTGATAATCAAGGAAAAATGTTAAGTAAAAAAGTTTACGAAACAATTATGATTTCAAAAGCAAGATTAACTTATGATGAAGTTAATAATTATTTTCATAAAAAAGAATGATCTAAAGACCCGCTAATAGCTAAAATGTTGAATATTGCCTTAGAGTTAAACAACTTAATTGATGTCATTCACAATCAAAGAGGAACAATAAATATTGAGACTCGTGAACCAAAGGTTATTATGGATCAAGATTCTAATGTTTTAGAAATTAATGCTAGAACTACAGATATTTCAGAAAAATTAATCGAAAATTTTATGGTTAGTGCAAATGAAGCTGTAGCTGAATTGATTTTTGAAAAAGAATTGCCATTTATTTATAGAAATCATGGTCGTCCATTGGAAGAAGATTTAATAGCTTGGTATGGAACAATCAAATCATTTGGAATTGATCCCAAATTAACTGACAAAGAAATGCTAGAACCTAAAAATTTAAATAAAACTTTAATGCAAATTAATAAACAAATTTTAGATCCTGTAGAAAAAGAATTATTAAATATTTCTTTATTAAGACATATGGACAAAGCTAAATACGGTTTAGTCAATATTGGTCATTTTGGTTTAGGTTCGGAATGTTATACACACTTTACTTCACCAATTAGACGTTATTCAGACTTAATGGTTCACCGTTATTTAAAAGAATACCTTCTAGAAAATAAAACAGACGAATTAACTTTAGAAAAAAATCATAAATTTATTGAAACTGCTTCTCCGATTATTAATGATACAGAAGTTCAAAGCGTTGATTGCGAACGCGAAGTTGTTAAAGTTTGTATGGTTGAGTTTTTAAAAGATAAAATTGGTAATGTTTATGAGGGGATGATTTCTGTTGCTTTAAAATTTGGATTTTTTGTACAACTAGAAAATATGGTTGAAGGTTTAGTTCATATCTCCACATTGGGTGATGGTTTGACTTATGATGAAAAAAATTACACTTTAATTAGACCCGATAATACATTTTATAGAATGGGTCAAAAGGTTAAAATTAAAGTTGTTAATGCTGATATTAAAACTAGAAAAATTGATTTTGAATTAGTTAAATAA
- a CDS encoding MurR/RpiR family transcriptional regulator gives MRSFLAKLATIDEKTLTSRELQIVSYVKSNLQTIVANNMKIEKLAQEVGTGYSAIYGLLNKLNIKGYRDFSISLANDADSAEIEVAKDDENVVNKYISIIKQNYSLIEKRSLFESLKLIKNAPRIFVTYWENVLRGPAMELENFFFEQNLSVVLLDSDWDTINQRVDRIQKNDLFIFLTKYGTSKHLERIIEKIKYHGGKIIFVSGRMPTTMVSRMTDSVHTLIIDSPNTDINTLISKTLPFHYFNDLLIYHFLHANK, from the coding sequence ATGAGATCATTTTTAGCTAAATTGGCAACTATAGATGAAAAAACTTTAACAAGCAGAGAACTGCAAATTGTTAGTTATGTTAAGTCTAATTTACAAACAATTGTTGCAAATAATATGAAAATCGAAAAATTAGCTCAAGAAGTAGGCACTGGTTATAGTGCCATTTATGGTTTGTTAAATAAACTTAATATCAAGGGTTATAGAGATTTTTCAATTTCTCTTGCAAATGACGCTGATTCAGCAGAAATTGAAGTAGCCAAAGATGATGAAAATGTTGTTAATAAATATATTTCAATAATTAAACAAAACTATTCATTAATTGAAAAACGTTCACTATTTGAATCCTTAAAATTAATTAAAAATGCTCCAAGAATTTTTGTGACTTATTGAGAAAACGTTTTAAGAGGTCCAGCAATGGAGTTAGAAAATTTCTTTTTTGAACAAAACCTATCAGTTGTTCTTTTAGATTCTGATTGAGACACGATTAATCAAAGAGTTGATCGCATTCAGAAAAATGATTTATTTATTTTTCTAACTAAATATGGAACTTCAAAACACTTAGAAAGAATTATCGAAAAAATTAAGTATCACGGAGGAAAAATTATTTTTGTTTCTGGAAGAATGCCAACTACAATGGTTTCAAGAATGACAGATTCTGTTCACACATTAATTATTGATAGTCCTAACACTGATATCAATACATTAATTTCTAAAACATTACCATTTCACTATTTCAATGATTTATTAATTTATCATTTTTTACACGCTAACAAATAA
- the trmB gene encoding tRNA (guanosine(46)-N7)-methyltransferase TrmB: MRLRNKPWTEKFLEINKDKLINWTEENKISSQAFFNNNKPIHLEIGCGKGNFISTLAINNSNINFIGMEKERTVVGVALKKAINIFQEANLTMTNLKFLNKFAEKLTDMFEPKSIDQIYLNFSDPWPKSKHAKKRLTNVTFLDLYKVILKPGGEIHMKTDNDGLFISTLEQLELRPEWIIMQKTTDLYDNPEMLEGNIPTEYETRFNNMGKNINKVIFKQNS, encoded by the coding sequence ATGCGATTACGAAACAAACCTTGAACCGAAAAGTTTTTAGAAATTAATAAAGATAAATTAATTAATTGAACTGAAGAAAATAAAATAAGTAGTCAAGCATTTTTTAATAATAACAAACCAATACATTTAGAAATTGGTTGTGGTAAAGGTAATTTTATCTCGACTTTAGCAATCAATAATTCTAATATTAACTTTATTGGCATGGAAAAAGAGAGAACTGTTGTGGGTGTTGCATTAAAGAAAGCAATCAATATTTTTCAAGAAGCAAATTTAACAATGACAAATTTAAAATTTCTTAATAAGTTTGCAGAAAAATTAACAGATATGTTTGAACCAAAATCTATTGATCAAATATATTTAAATTTTTCTGATCCTTGACCAAAATCTAAACACGCTAAAAAAAGATTAACTAATGTAACTTTTTTAGATCTTTACAAAGTTATTTTAAAACCCGGTGGTGAAATTCATATGAAAACCGATAATGATGGTTTGTTTATTTCAACATTAGAACAACTAGAATTAAGACCTGAATGAATAATTATGCAAAAAACAACTGATTTATACGATAACCCCGAAATGTTAGAAGGTAATATTCCAACTGAGTATGAAACAAGATTTAATAACATGGGAAAAAATATTAATAAAGTTATTTTTAAGCAAAATAGTTAA
- a CDS encoding IS3 family transposase: MFIKENLKNYSLILMIKILELKKSYWDKYKHVNLQEKDKFALQEIKKVFNENLKQFGYQEIDKELRQKGIIINHKKILRIMNTYGIRAQYVQKMIKKTLIHKVMESYIDAYPDLIQRKFNQVQTRFSVLYTDVTYHIWGTKRFYQSTIIDGHTKEIVHAEISKINDLKLVLDNLNGAIKQIKKIKRSEWNYYPFRSRISVHIKRLKKSMWCRQSYYINWCCIYLRR; this comes from the coding sequence ATGTTTATTAAAGAAAATCTTAAAAACTATAGTTTAATCTTGATGATAAAGATTTTAGAGTTGAAAAAATCATATTGAGATAAATATAAACACGTTAATTTACAAGAAAAAGATAAATTTGCTTTACAAGAAATTAAAAAAGTTTTTAATGAAAATTTAAAACAGTTTGGTTATCAGGAAATAGATAAAGAACTTAGGCAAAAAGGAATAATAATTAACCACAAAAAGATTCTTAGAATAATGAATACTTACGGTATTCGTGCTCAATATGTTCAAAAAATGATTAAAAAAACTTTAATTCATAAAGTGATGGAAAGTTATATTGATGCTTATCCGGATTTAATTCAAAGAAAATTTAATCAAGTTCAAACTAGATTTTCAGTTTTATACACTGATGTTACTTACCACATATGAGGAACTAAAAGATTTTATCAATCTACAATAATTGATGGGCATACAAAAGAAATTGTGCATGCTGAAATTTCTAAAATTAATGATCTTAAATTGGTTTTAGATAATTTAAACGGAGCTATTAAACAAATTAAAAAGATAAAAAGATCTGAATGGAATTATTATCCATTCAGATCACGGATCTCTGTACACATCAAACGCTTGAAAAAATCGATGTGATGCAGACAATCTTATTATATCAATTGGTGCTGCATATACTTGCGCAGATAA
- the secG gene encoding preprotein translocase subunit SecG, translating to MTINLLAAATNNGLILAFEIIAFVVSIAMIAVGLIQNKKSQTGLSALNGGNEELFSNSKERGIERILSICMLSFGAVLFIATIIICILTNTIL from the coding sequence ATGACAATAAATTTATTAGCAGCAGCAACAAATAACGGTTTAATTTTAGCTTTTGAAATTATCGCTTTTGTAGTTTCAATTGCCATGATTGCTGTTGGTTTAATTCAAAACAAAAAATCCCAAACTGGTCTTAGTGCCTTAAATGGTGGTAATGAAGAATTGTTTTCTAACTCTAAGGAAAGAGGAATTGAAAGAATTTTATCAATTTGCATGTTAAGTTTTGGAGCAGTCTTATTTATTGCGACAATAATAATTTGTATTTTAACTAACACTATTCTCTAA